In one Chitinophaga sancti genomic region, the following are encoded:
- a CDS encoding carbohydrate binding domain-containing protein, with protein sequence MKKVMLSALLCIWGMVLHAQVKVFSRYNYYLAEKEGSIICILPDQGNYKLNLSLGSDKIETTAKAEGQRLSSRFNLDVLPIGNTTLHYVLEKENATVQKGDISITKLAPKANAVQIDQLTGGLIADGLPFFPFGFYCVPVGDLPEREVTHGFNMIGVYQENLPEGMAERRAYMDRCAQVGVKVQYGVNSLVGSGHNGDKGLDKTEQEKLALLKSEVLAFRDHPALLSYYINDEPDGQGRPPAVLEAAYQLIRELDPYHPVSIVFMMPQKANDFRNTMDIAMTDPYPIPGPADKVMDDLTQYAKAYQYEKSVWLVPQAFGGQEMWNREPTGAEIRLMTYMGLIGGAKGIQYYVHAPGNLNPQSVSAWSSASNVAVETAQMTSFLLSADQAPALHADDPKILTKAFSYQGNTLLIAVNNENKPKAYTLTTEMHKNANVECWFENREVAMENGVVHDIIDAYGTRVYLIRGNNPSAIPADNMTLNPGFEKIVSPGLPIGSNVSSTSHRKADVGASFFADPREHAEGMFSLRLITPVDSGGNKIRLVPMVMTKGNSYTVSIRAKAKAQEHMPSFRIAVDAMEQDHTFTLTSEWKEYNFTFQAPVSSTTAILSLELIQQGTAWFDVLTASPDPVITYKINADHTATVQINTNSNKEIRYAVNQLPDGQSALYTQAFPVHVAGMISAGIFEHGRQIAGSGIFVPVNLALGKKVSIAQAYAPQYAAHGDSTLTDGIMGTTAFKCGKWLGFGGKDLDATVDMETVTPTKRVIASFLCDPNSGIFLPKEVAVYTSKDGKNYKLAGKVYNNKNVRGEPYLQRFSIPVKGSARYIRVTGKAFGAIPEGYLFVGSTSWLFTDEILVQ encoded by the coding sequence ATGAAGAAAGTCATGCTGAGTGCACTCCTATGCATATGGGGGATGGTATTACATGCACAGGTCAAAGTTTTTTCCAGGTACAATTACTATCTCGCTGAAAAAGAGGGTAGTATCATCTGCATACTCCCCGATCAGGGTAATTACAAACTGAATTTATCGTTAGGCTCCGACAAAATTGAAACGACTGCTAAAGCAGAAGGGCAGCGACTTTCCAGCCGGTTCAACCTGGATGTCTTACCCATTGGCAACACTACGCTGCATTATGTATTGGAGAAAGAGAACGCAACTGTGCAAAAAGGAGACATCTCAATTACCAAACTGGCACCTAAAGCAAATGCAGTACAGATAGATCAATTGACAGGAGGACTAATCGCTGACGGATTACCATTCTTCCCCTTTGGATTTTATTGTGTTCCGGTAGGTGATCTGCCTGAACGGGAAGTGACGCATGGCTTTAATATGATTGGAGTATACCAGGAAAATCTACCTGAAGGTATGGCGGAACGACGGGCTTATATGGATCGTTGTGCACAGGTAGGAGTAAAGGTGCAGTATGGTGTAAACTCACTCGTAGGCAGTGGGCACAATGGTGATAAAGGGCTGGATAAAACAGAACAGGAAAAACTCGCTTTATTAAAAAGCGAAGTACTTGCATTCAGGGATCATCCTGCCTTGCTATCTTATTACATTAATGACGAACCAGATGGGCAGGGCCGCCCACCGGCTGTACTGGAAGCAGCTTACCAGCTGATCCGGGAACTGGATCCTTATCATCCTGTATCGATTGTATTTATGATGCCGCAGAAGGCGAATGACTTCAGGAATACAATGGATATAGCAATGACAGACCCCTACCCTATTCCCGGGCCGGCAGATAAAGTGATGGATGACCTTACACAATATGCGAAAGCCTATCAATATGAAAAGTCTGTATGGCTGGTGCCTCAGGCATTTGGCGGACAGGAAATGTGGAACCGGGAACCAACGGGTGCAGAGATCAGGTTGATGACTTATATGGGATTGATCGGCGGCGCAAAGGGTATTCAGTATTATGTACATGCACCCGGCAATTTGAATCCGCAATCAGTATCTGCCTGGTCTTCAGCCAGCAATGTGGCAGTGGAAACGGCACAGATGACCTCCTTTTTGCTCTCTGCAGATCAGGCTCCTGCGCTGCATGCAGATGATCCTAAAATTCTGACGAAGGCTTTTTCTTACCAGGGAAATACTTTGCTGATCGCTGTGAATAATGAGAATAAACCCAAAGCATATACGCTGACAACAGAGATGCATAAGAATGCGAATGTGGAGTGCTGGTTTGAAAACAGGGAAGTAGCCATGGAGAACGGAGTTGTGCATGATATCATCGATGCATATGGCACCAGGGTATACCTGATTCGTGGCAATAACCCGTCTGCTATTCCTGCTGATAACATGACACTGAATCCCGGTTTTGAAAAGATTGTCAGCCCGGGCTTGCCCATTGGCAGTAATGTAAGCAGTACCAGTCATCGCAAAGCAGATGTAGGCGCCTCTTTCTTTGCAGATCCCCGTGAGCATGCAGAAGGGATGTTTAGCCTGCGACTGATCACACCTGTGGATAGCGGTGGGAACAAAATCAGGCTGGTACCGATGGTGATGACGAAGGGGAACAGCTATACGGTATCTATCAGGGCGAAAGCCAAAGCACAGGAACATATGCCTTCTTTCCGCATTGCCGTTGATGCCATGGAGCAGGATCATACCTTTACACTAACGTCTGAGTGGAAGGAATATAATTTCACTTTCCAGGCGCCGGTATCTTCTACGACTGCAATTCTCTCGCTGGAACTGATTCAGCAGGGTACTGCCTGGTTTGATGTGCTGACAGCCAGTCCTGACCCTGTGATCACTTATAAAATTAATGCGGATCATACAGCCACGGTGCAGATTAATACCAATTCTAACAAGGAGATCCGGTATGCTGTGAATCAATTGCCGGATGGGCAGTCTGCATTATATACCCAAGCGTTTCCGGTTCATGTAGCGGGTATGATTTCAGCAGGTATTTTTGAGCATGGCAGGCAGATAGCTGGTTCAGGTATTTTTGTGCCGGTGAACCTGGCGCTGGGTAAGAAAGTGAGCATTGCACAGGCATATGCACCACAGTATGCAGCGCATGGCGATAGTACGCTGACAGATGGGATAATGGGTACGACTGCTTTCAAATGTGGCAAGTGGCTGGGCTTCGGTGGTAAAGACCTGGATGCAACGGTGGATATGGAGACTGTAACCCCGACGAAAAGGGTAATTGCAAGTTTTCTCTGTGATCCTAACAGTGGAATTTTCCTGCCAAAAGAAGTAGCCGTATATACTTCCAAAGATGGGAAAAACTATAAACTGGCAGGAAAGGTCTATAATAACAAAAATGTGCGGGGAGAACCTTATTTACAACGATTTAGCATTCCGGTGAAGGGAAGTGCACGGTATATTAGGGTGACGGGGAAGGCTTTTGGAGCCATACCGGAGGGTTATCTCTTTGTAGGGTCTACTTCCTGGTTATTTACGGACGAGATTCTTGTACAGTAA
- a CDS encoding helix-turn-helix transcriptional regulator, whose protein sequence is MLHITDQFNHVDQFFSLLDETIAEIKFASPVRMRTVKEFAAIMELHPNYLNTLLKRYTGENVSSHIRRRLLDVSKNLLLETDWYVQDISYVVGFSDQPNFNMFFKKNVGHTPSEFRRLAVAIDNS, encoded by the coding sequence ATGCTACACATTACAGACCAATTTAACCATGTAGACCAGTTCTTTTCCCTGCTGGATGAAACAATTGCCGAGATCAAATTTGCATCTCCCGTCAGGATGAGAACCGTGAAAGAATTTGCTGCCATAATGGAACTGCATCCCAATTACCTGAATACTTTGCTAAAGCGATATACAGGTGAAAATGTGAGCTCACATATCCGTAGGCGCTTGCTGGATGTTTCAAAGAATTTATTGCTGGAAACGGACTGGTATGTGCAGGATATCAGCTATGTGGTGGGGTTTTCTGACCAGCCTAATTTTAATATGTTTTTCAAGAAGAACGTGGGGCATACGCCTTCAGAATTTAGAAGACTAGCTGTTGCAATAGACAACAGCTAG
- a CDS encoding WG repeat-containing protein, whose product MKTAYFLPVLLLSIWCKAQGPYPYTEKGKWGLTDKNKSVLLKPQFDTIDVFRNGFARVESNKRVGLINTSGAVLVNPSYTNITNAFQDFTAIARNIKGYQIIDIRNDKPIGGLFTDILPERSSYPKGSYYFVNKDGKMGIFDAQTGKMQGGKFNQVTGFNDAALDQYALVTLGDTYGVVDVTSGREILKPEYDDIEEVYSGNTVYVAAKKGDDKVFYYDAGFHNASPGNVQDKPTSAIPAESEVLNKRAKDMYIYKLGSGKWRVVLENRETNNYKGLDSTDLNGYTDLEYLSYYPNDNRFPTKIKAVKDGKTGVIDMRGKVLLPFVFDDVHFREDMVGRYAFIETYMGDKKGVVVAADMKELKKPVLKAILDEDRDRNALLIEMPNGQKGYMDKNTGEIFIPGIKE is encoded by the coding sequence ATGAAAACCGCATATTTCTTACCGGTGCTGTTGTTAAGCATCTGGTGCAAGGCGCAGGGGCCTTATCCCTATACCGAAAAAGGCAAATGGGGCCTGACTGATAAGAACAAAAGTGTACTGCTGAAGCCACAATTTGATACCATTGATGTATTCAGAAACGGTTTCGCCCGGGTAGAAAGTAATAAGAGAGTGGGCCTGATCAACACCAGTGGTGCTGTTTTGGTAAACCCATCTTATACGAATATCACCAATGCTTTTCAGGACTTTACCGCTATTGCAAGAAATATCAAAGGCTACCAGATCATAGATATCCGCAATGACAAACCAATAGGCGGCCTGTTTACAGACATTTTGCCGGAAAGATCCAGCTATCCCAAGGGTAGTTATTACTTCGTGAATAAAGATGGCAAAATGGGCATCTTTGACGCACAGACGGGCAAAATGCAGGGTGGTAAGTTCAACCAGGTTACCGGCTTCAATGATGCAGCGCTGGATCAATACGCGCTCGTCACTTTAGGTGATACCTATGGTGTGGTAGACGTAACCAGCGGCAGGGAAATTCTGAAACCGGAATACGATGATATTGAAGAGGTGTACTCAGGCAATACCGTGTATGTAGCGGCAAAAAAAGGCGATGATAAAGTGTTTTACTATGATGCCGGTTTCCACAACGCCTCTCCGGGCAATGTACAGGATAAACCAACTTCCGCTATTCCGGCAGAAAGCGAAGTGCTGAATAAGAGAGCAAAAGATATGTATATCTATAAACTTGGCAGTGGCAAATGGCGAGTTGTGCTTGAGAACCGGGAAACCAACAATTACAAAGGACTGGATAGTACGGATCTGAATGGATATACCGACCTGGAATACCTTTCTTATTATCCAAATGATAATCGTTTCCCTACCAAAATCAAAGCAGTAAAAGATGGTAAAACAGGGGTGATCGATATGCGAGGCAAGGTACTGTTACCATTTGTTTTTGATGATGTTCATTTCAGGGAAGATATGGTGGGTCGTTATGCCTTCATTGAAACTTATATGGGAGACAAGAAAGGCGTGGTGGTTGCTGCTGACATGAAAGAACTGAAAAAGCCGGTGCTGAAAGCGATCCTGGATGAAGATCGCGACAGGAATGCGCTGCTGATAGAGATGCCTAACGGCCAGAAAGGTTATATGGACAAGAATACAGGAGAAATTTTCATTCCTGGTATAAAGGAATAA